The Falco peregrinus isolate bFalPer1 chromosome 12, bFalPer1.pri, whole genome shotgun sequence genome has a segment encoding these proteins:
- the LOC101919245 gene encoding protein tilB homolog → MEECDAHTVPLVLSQNSGIIRQNCGSGLPSPLPSDSFKYLGWCDIEEHEVQGNQLRCPRVREGPSEEELFFRGEEHTLKKRKQVTDTEKWQKKLQENWENCAELNLSFQDLGDHYQVEKFKRILQRLIRVEKLWLVDNSLTDLSAIRLPRCRELNVNKNHFTSFKQLPKIPQIQHLSLAENNIMTLSGLTDFRHTPLESLILKRNPCEFQEGYRQCVFSSLPNLKMLDGIPKLPEDCSPRVTRFFFKICTIL, encoded by the exons ATGGAGGAATG TGATGCACACACTGTTCCACTGGTTTTATCACAAAACAGCGGAATCATCAGGCAGAACTGTGGTTCTGGGCTACCTTCCCCA CTTCCTTCTGATTCCTTCAAGTATCTCGGCTGGTGTGACATAGAAGAACATGAGGTTCAAGGAAATCAGCTCCGTTGTCCCCGAGTGAGAGAAG GGCCCTCAGAAGAAGAGCTATTTTTCAGAGGAGAAGAAcatactttgaaaaaaagaaaacaagtaactGACACAGAGAAGTGGCAGAAGAAACTGCAAGAGAACTGGGAAAACTGTGCT gagTTGAACCTTTCATTTCAGGACCTCGGTGACCATTATCAGGTGGAAAAATTCAAAAGGATTCTTCAAAGATTAATTCGGGTAGAAAAACTTTGGTTGGTGGACAATTCTTTGACAGACCTAAGTGCCATAAGGTTGCCAAG ATGCAGAGAACTAAATGTCAATAAAAACCACTTTACATCCTTCAAACAGCTGCCAAAGATACCTCAGATTCAGCACTTATCACTTGCTGAAAATAACATCATGACACTAAGTGGACTAACAGACTTCAGACACACTCCACTGGAATCCCTTATACTCAAGAGGAATCCTTGTGAATTTCAAGAAGGATACAGACAATG TGTATTCTCCAGTTTGCCAAATCTGAAAATGCTGGATGGTATCCCAAAACTGCCAGAGGACTGTTCACCCCGAGTtaccaggttttttttcaaaatctgtacTATACTCTAG